The sequence GGTGGTCCGGGACCAGTTGATTATGAAAAAAAGGAGGCCTGAGAAGAAAGAAATTTAGCCGCCCCTTCCTTTCGGTCACTTGAAAGAGGAGGGACAACTGCGGGACGATATACTTTTTCGAGGTATTTTTTTTTATTTTTGTCTTAACTGGATGAAATCGGCAAGAGTGAGACCGGCATCCGCAAGAATGGATTTCAAGGTTTTACGTTTGATTATTTTGCCTGAATGGATCGGAACAGTTGTTCTTCTTCTGTCGCGGTCCCTAAAATAAATGGCGTGGCTGCTCCCCGACTGGCGTTTAAGCCTGAAATCTATTTTTTCTAAGATCAAGATGATTTCATCCGAAGTAACGGCGGGAAATTTCGGACTCATACAGCCACCCTGAGCGTTGTGATGGTCACATCATCCTCAGGTATCGGCTCGCCTTCTTCTTGATAATCTTCTATAAACGCATCAATGGCTTCCCTCATTTCCTGGAGGGTTTCCTCGTAGGTTTCCCCCTCGACATGGCAGCCCGGAAATGCAGGGCACATGGCAAAATATCCCCCTTCTTCGCAGGGTTCAACAATCACTGTGAAGCAGTATTCTTTCTTATCGCCCATGCCTTACCTCTCATACTCATCCCATCACAGCAGATGCCAAAAGGGTGGGTTAGTGATTCGTCCGAGCAGAATTACGGCCGCTCTACAAGACTATAAATTTCGAGATCGCCCTCTTTTTCAAAAATTTTAAATTTTATTATAAAAGCAAAAAGTTACAAAAGCAAGGCTTTGCTCCATTGTATCTGAACCTTATTTTGGATTCAGATTTGTTCTTAAAATTGGTCGGAGTGTCCCTTCGCCGGGAAATCTTCCGGTCGCCTGTATCGCAGGGAACATTTGCGAAGCAATGGAAGGTTGCCTTCGGGGAGGACTTGCCCTGTGAAACCATTTTCTTATTTCACTGAGGTCGCCAGAGGGCAAAAGAAATGTCCTTCTTTATTCAGGTAATCCTTGAGCGAGTTGCGATATCACGTGACCGGAAGGGATATCACGTGACCG comes from Deltaproteobacteria bacterium and encodes:
- a CDS encoding type II toxin-antitoxin system HicA family toxin; translated protein: MSPKFPAVTSDEIILILEKIDFRLKRQSGSSHAIYFRDRDRRRTTVPIHSGKIIKRKTLKSILADAGLTLADFIQLRQK
- a CDS encoding type II toxin-antitoxin system HicB family antitoxin, with the translated sequence MGDKKEYCFTVIVEPCEEGGYFAMCPAFPGCHVEGETYEETLQEMREAIDAFIEDYQEEGEPIPEDDVTITTLRVAV